A stretch of DNA from Prochlorococcus marinus str. SB:
AAGATTGCTAGGAAAATAAAAATGGATTTGAAGGAAAATGGGAAATATTCTGGAACAAAAGAATTAGCCTATTCTATTGCAGGCTGCTTTCCACCAAAACAAAGATATAAAAAAATACACCCAGCAACAAGAACATTTCAGGCACTAAGAATTGCTGTCAATAAAGAAATTGAAGTATTAGAAAAATTTTTGCAAGTTGTCCCTGAATGGATTTTGCCAGGAGGTATTATTTCTATTATTAGTTTTCATTCCCTGGAGGATAGGTTAGTTAAAAATTCTTTTAAGAATGATCAAAGACTTAAAAACCTGACAAAAAAGCCCATAACTCCTTCCGAACAAGAAGTCGAACTCAATAAAAGAGCTAGAAGTGGAAAATTAAGAATTGCTCAATTAAAATAAAAGCCAATAATTTCTAGCGTAATGATCTGATCGTATTTGTAAGAATATGAATTGCTTTTTTTATATCTTGTGAATTAGTGCTTAATCCAATACTTAACCTTATTGAAGATTCTGCTTCTTTAAAAGATCTACCTAAGGCTAGTAAAACATGAGATGGTTCACCATTACTACATGCAGATCCACTAGAACAAATTATTTTAGATTTTAAAAGTTTATGAAACTTTGCTCCGTTTAAATCCAATACAGTCAAATTTAAATTGTGAGGTAATCTTTTTTCTATGGAGCCATTAATTAATAAACCAGAATTATTTTCTAACAAACCCTCTAAAAGGGTATTTCTATGAAAAAGTAATTTCTCAGCATTATTTGTTTGATTAAAAACTGCTATCTCTATTGCTTTAGCAAAGCCAACTACTAAAGGAAGAGGTAATGTTCCAGACCTGAGACCATATTCCTGACCTCCTCCAACAATTAAAGGCTCAAGATTCATTTCTTCATCAATCAAAAGAAGTCCTATCCCTTTAGGACCATATATTTTGTGAGAACTCATCGTTATCATGTTTACATCTGTTAAAAGATTTTCTAAAGCCATATAACCTAAACATTGTGCAAAATCAGAGTGGAATGTTATTCCTCTCGATTTACATATTTTTGAAATATTTTCTATGGGCTGAATAACTCCTATTTCATTATTTGCCAACATAACACTCACCAGAAATGTATCTTCTCTTATATTTTTTTTGAATTTTTCTTCTGAAATTAAGCCATCTTTCTCAGGAGGAATTTCTGTAACCATAAATCCCTCTTTTTTTAGTTGGTTTAAGGGCTCCAAAACAGCTTTATGCTCTGTTTTTAAGGTAATAATATGTCCATAATTTCCTGTTTTTTTATAGTAACTTCTAGCAAATCCTAATAAGGCTAAGTTATTAGATTCAGTTGCTCCGCTTGTAAAAATAACTTTTTTATTCTTAAGAAATAAATTTTGTTCTATTTTTTCTCTTGAGGCTTCCAATATAGCGCTTGCGTTAATCCCCGCCAAATTGGATTTGCTTGCAGGGTTAGAAAATATCTCACTCCAAAAAGGTTTCATAGAATCAACAACATCTTTAGAGCAAGGAGTCGAAGATTGATAGTCTAGTAGTATGGGAGTTGATAGCATTATGTTTAGTATATAAAATTCTGTTTATTACTAGAAAATCAAATTTAAGAATTTAAAAAATGAATGAAATTAATCAAATAAATAATGAACCGGTAAGAAAATCAAGAATTTTATTAGTTGATGATGAGCCTGGTTTAAGAACAGCTGTTAAAACATTTCTAGAAGATGAAGGCTTTGAAATATTTATTGCAGTTGATGGCGAGGATGGTTGGGAAAAAGCTCAAACAATTTTCCCCGATTTGATAATTAGCGATGTTATGATGCCACGAGCCAACGGTTATGATTTATTAGAAAAAGTTAGAGAGGATGAAAAATTAGGGGGAACTCCAGTTATTTTTCTAACTGCAAAAGGAATGACCCTAGACAGAACAGAAGGTTATCTTGCAGGAGTTGATGATTATATTTCCAAACCTTTCGATCCCGATGAATTAGCTGCAAGAGTTAAAAATGTAATCAACAGACAAGAGCGACTATTAAAAGAAGCGGCACGATTCGCAGATATTGACGTAAGCAAAATGGCAAAACAAATTACTGAAATAAAATCTATGCTTACAGACCAAAACCAGACTAATCCAGAAAATAAAATAAATCTTCCAAGTTTTACTCCTAGAGAAGCAAGTGTGCTTCAACTAGTAGCAGAGGGACTGATGAACAAGGAGATTGCTAGAAAGCTTGAAACATCTATTAGAAATGTTGAGAAATATGTAAGTAGACTTTTTATCAAGACAGGTACATCTAGCCGAACAGAATTAGTTCGTTATGCACTTGAAAATCATTTAGTAAAATAAATTATTTAATTTTTTTCGAATTCAATTAGTTTTGAAAAATAAAAAGGAGCTTGATTTAATTTCTTTTTAACAACTTTAAATCCTCTTTCTTTAGCAGCATTAATAATACCCTTTTCTTTCAATGTATAAGCCCTTGTAGTTTTACTTGGCCCAGGAAATAATTTTCCAATATTTTTTAGAACAGCAAGCACTGGAGTATAAGGCGCAAAGCTAACGATTAGTTTTTCTTTACTTAAATCGCATAGATGTTGAACCATTTCTTCTGCGACCGGTTGAGGATAATGAATAAATACATCCAAACAAACTACAACATCAAATAATCCTTTTAATTTTTCCAGATCACAGACTTCATATTTGATTTTGCCTTGATTCAAACCTAACTCATTAATGCGTTTTTTTGTTTCTTTAATCATTTCAGATGAGATATCGCTCACCTGTAGTTCTTTTATACCGAGTCTTAATAAAGGTATGGAAAGACTTCCTACTCCACAGCCTGCATCACAATAACTTTTTTTTGTTAGTTCAGGATAATTTTTGATGTATGAGACTACATCATCTACAGTTTTTTGATGTCCTTTCCTAATATTTTTCTGAACTGTATTAATTTCATCAGATTTGCTATAAATTTTATTCCATCTTTCAAATCCAGTACCATTAAAATACTCCCTTACTTCACTTTTTTCGATAATCTTATTTGAATTCATAATATTCTATGAAAATTTATTCTTTTCATATTAACTAACTGGCGCCAAATTAATTGCACGCCATTATAGGAAAGAATTGATTTGTTAT
This window harbors:
- a CDS encoding cysteine desulfurase family protein, giving the protein MLSTPILLDYQSSTPCSKDVVDSMKPFWSEIFSNPASKSNLAGINASAILEASREKIEQNLFLKNKKVIFTSGATESNNLALLGFARSYYKKTGNYGHIITLKTEHKAVLEPLNQLKKEGFMVTEIPPEKDGLISEEKFKKNIREDTFLVSVMLANNEIGVIQPIENISKICKSRGITFHSDFAQCLGYMALENLLTDVNMITMSSHKIYGPKGIGLLLIDEEMNLEPLIVGGGQEYGLRSGTLPLPLVVGFAKAIEIAVFNQTNNAEKLLFHRNTLLEGLLENNSGLLINGSIEKRLPHNLNLTVLDLNGAKFHKLLKSKIICSSGSACSNGEPSHVLLALGRSFKEAESSIRLSIGLSTNSQDIKKAIHILTNTIRSLR
- a CDS encoding response regulator transcription factor; its protein translation is MNEINQINNEPVRKSRILLVDDEPGLRTAVKTFLEDEGFEIFIAVDGEDGWEKAQTIFPDLIISDVMMPRANGYDLLEKVREDEKLGGTPVIFLTAKGMTLDRTEGYLAGVDDYISKPFDPDELAARVKNVINRQERLLKEAARFADIDVSKMAKQITEIKSMLTDQNQTNPENKINLPSFTPREASVLQLVAEGLMNKEIARKLETSIRNVEKYVSRLFIKTGTSSRTELVRYALENHLVK
- the bchM gene encoding magnesium protoporphyrin IX methyltransferase, with the protein product MNSNKIIEKSEVREYFNGTGFERWNKIYSKSDEINTVQKNIRKGHQKTVDDVVSYIKNYPELTKKSYCDAGCGVGSLSIPLLRLGIKELQVSDISSEMIKETKKRINELGLNQGKIKYEVCDLEKLKGLFDVVVCLDVFIHYPQPVAEEMVQHLCDLSKEKLIVSFAPYTPVLAVLKNIGKLFPGPSKTTRAYTLKEKGIINAAKERGFKVVKKKLNQAPFYFSKLIEFEKN